The proteins below come from a single Staphylococcus sp. MI 10-1553 genomic window:
- a CDS encoding Rib/alpha-like domain-containing protein, with translation MNKSKEKHFNFLSKRQNRYAIRRFSAGIASVLVGTALFFGAHTSEASAAEQDQTSEAKQTPLDASDTSDTLTETNEKAAQAPTTETNPSVEEMNHKEATVNGQSIASSQTAEQSNEAKPTEMPTNDTENTTEAPVKEQTKDAQATDENIDVTPKNDTELQANNETSTRNSKTAEETTTEESKTEASTKENVTEEKTTKETPQEDTSHSEEVSKNEKRTIEKQATESSASEKSTTEMPTHQLESPSTEIPIDQTQMNTKQPQTTEQQFEKILKETNFDNMDPATKTLYLELLKDYADKQDTLKTAATVSTRNRPEKIAAPKKRTWSSDVVPENEVEILADAIANGYIGSATDATNAAHTLSGRAWVFGHGTPATMANGLKPVPEGTKVHLQWIDTDGATSPIYTAKTTNRLSSVDGSQMGPGAYAFDLRDGWTDANGKHHLYSAVKGQRYKLWIDDFETKDGNVNTMLRVSGGFRPGTFVDSVTYNNMGQFPLIGTNMQRTGIFMTTIPSKKYLTAKHVVTDTKGATANPAVTMIEDDFVSGKIWVETGYGDYANSATGPNYNMKDVAANGYKVVMTSLTDQGAKAYDTQVNHLPEKDRAEAARKLLTAHPEYMSVTVEGTTNKRGEYTLRFPKGTLNKDHLYGYVLSPDGEIVTSYSGFTSPEFRRPNYDLATAPQTAPYYRPIRNAWNNVNFAVVETTQTQINITNFDVTSNPAHRGQTAYVNITDMPNTSLLTRVQWKDSSGKVVQDSGPVTSEKAAESKARFVIPTNAKSGEVYTVQMVVGGHVIATDSLIVHVNEDAAKYHPVYPSTTVEPGQKVTIPTPKNANGRRLPNGTTFEKGHHVPKWVTVNHDGSMIVKPGEKVEEGDYDIPVIVTYPDGSKNTILAPVTVQEKEPMASEYEPTSEGVTKKYGTPVTSDDVTNSIHVPNFPAEGEQPVATVDDETQLPDGTTEGQVDVGVTVTYPDGTTDHITVPVVTQKQPDGDKYEPTSEGVTKKYGTPVTSTDVTDSIHVPNFPAEGEQPVATVDDETQLPDGTTEGQVDVGVTVTYPDGTTDHITVPVVTQKQPDGDKYEPTSEGVTKKYGTPVTSTDVTDSIHVPNFPAEGEQPVATVDDETQLPDGTTEGQVDVGVTVTYPDGTTDHITVPVVTQKQPDGDKYDPTTGGVTKPFGTPVTSDDVTNSIHIPNFPVEGEQPVATVDDETQLPDGTVEGQVDVGVTVTYPDGTTDHITVPVVTQKQPDGDKYEPTTGGVTKKYGEPVTSTDVTDSIHVPNFPVEGQQPVATVDDETQLPDGTTEGQVDVGVTVTYPDGTTDHITVPVVTQKQPDGDKYEPTTGGVTKPFGTPVTSDDVTDSVKIPNFPVEGQQPVATVDDETQLPDGTVEGQVDVGVTVTYPDGTTDHITVPVVTQNQPDNEKYDPVATGILKQFGDPTTAEDVTKLVEVPYYPEDKEQPKVTVTDPTTLPDGQTPGKADVDVTVTYPDGTTDHIQVPVWTNKQLDKHKYEPTTGGVTKKYGVPVTSDDVTDSVKIPNFPVEGEQPVATVDDETQLPDGTTEGQVDVGVTVTYPDGTTDHITVPVVTQKQPDGDKYEPTTGGVTKAFGTPATSDDVTNSIHVPNFPAEGEQPVATVDDETQLPDGTTEGQVDVGVTVTYPDGTTDHITVPVVTQKQPDGDKYEPTTGGVTKPFGTPVTSDDVTNSIHVPNFPVEGQQPVATVDDETQLPDGTTEGQVDVGVTVTYPDGTTDHITVPVVTQKQPDNEKYEPTTTGITKAYGVPTTAAEVTGSVQIPHFPVDGKQPVVTVNDPRQLPNGKKEGQINVPVTVTYPDGTKDLMTVPVITGKQAENEKYEPITLGVTKDYGDPTTAADVTDSIQIPTYPVGGQQPVATVDDENQLPDGTTEGEVDIPVTVTYPDGTQDHITVPVFTNQQRDNQKYEPTSEGVTKDYGVPTGVDDVLDTVTVPNYPADREERPVKTVDAPDRLPDGTTEGQVLVGVTVTYPDGSKDYIKVPVVTNPPTDNVRYEPTTQGITKPFGEPTTADDVTGAVKIPNFPTDGEQPVVTVIDPRQLPNGKKEGQTNVGVTVKYPDGTTDYFTVPVVTNKQSDSDKYTPTTEGITKSFGMPTNADEVEDAIQIPGYPEDAEPPVVTVKDPMQLPDGSVGATVDVDVTVTYPDGTTDEISVPVTTASSDDGGGNGSSGSSAGGSVPGSNGPTVRPSIQLTGLKGFVPHFAGPTDHHQQADSDKYSPTSEGVTKAHGTPVTVSDVEDSVSIPNYPTDDAQPTVTVKDASQLPGGTTDGTVDVDVEVHYPDGSTTALTVPVTIGSAPTIQLETTDSSGVKSTLTTVDGVDTQTEKISTTKDDTPSADDVTTVAQGHETDASATKYQRPVRDKVVTIPTVAHGSKQANHDDENTSHASNQTNEMTEKVTPVTTTAASVANGDVVPTHLAAAPHTQVTQAVRTSTETTAKEEVKQLPETGENKKQAGALLGGFIAVIGGLLIFGRRRNEKKD, from the coding sequence ATGAACAAATCAAAAGAAAAACATTTTAACTTTTTGTCAAAACGTCAAAATCGGTATGCCATTCGTCGCTTTTCAGCTGGTATCGCTTCAGTGCTTGTCGGTACTGCTTTATTTTTCGGTGCCCATACGAGTGAAGCATCTGCTGCGGAACAAGATCAAACATCTGAAGCAAAGCAAACACCCCTTGATGCTTCCGATACTTCGGACACTTTAACAGAGACGAACGAAAAGGCAGCACAAGCTCCGACAACAGAAACAAATCCTTCAGTTGAAGAAATGAATCATAAAGAAGCAACTGTAAATGGACAATCAATAGCATCATCACAAACCGCAGAACAAAGTAATGAAGCAAAACCAACAGAAATGCCTACCAATGACACAGAAAACACAACCGAAGCCCCTGTGAAAGAACAAACGAAAGACGCACAAGCCACTGACGAAAATATCGATGTCACTCCGAAAAATGATACTGAACTACAAGCAAATAATGAAACATCAACTCGTAACTCTAAAACAGCAGAAGAAACGACAACTGAAGAATCAAAAACCGAAGCATCTACAAAAGAAAATGTAACCGAAGAAAAAACTACAAAAGAAACACCTCAAGAAGATACATCTCATAGCGAAGAAGTGTCTAAAAATGAAAAGCGCACAATAGAAAAGCAGGCAACAGAATCTTCGGCAAGTGAAAAGTCTACAACAGAAATGCCTACGCATCAACTAGAATCTCCATCTACAGAAATTCCAATAGATCAAACTCAAATGAATACAAAACAACCACAAACAACAGAACAACAATTTGAAAAGATATTAAAAGAAACAAATTTCGACAATATGGATCCAGCTACAAAAACACTTTATTTAGAACTTCTTAAAGATTATGCTGACAAACAAGATACGCTCAAAACAGCCGCAACAGTGAGTACGAGAAATAGACCTGAGAAAATCGCTGCACCTAAAAAGAGAACATGGTCAAGTGATGTCGTTCCAGAAAATGAAGTAGAGATACTTGCAGATGCAATCGCAAACGGTTATATCGGTTCTGCCACAGATGCGACGAATGCGGCACATACGTTGTCAGGTCGTGCATGGGTGTTCGGTCACGGTACACCGGCAACAATGGCAAACGGTTTAAAACCTGTTCCAGAAGGCACAAAAGTTCACCTACAATGGATAGATACAGATGGTGCAACTTCACCCATTTATACTGCGAAAACAACGAACAGACTCAGTTCTGTAGACGGCAGTCAAATGGGACCTGGCGCGTATGCATTTGATTTACGTGATGGTTGGACAGATGCAAATGGAAAACACCACTTATACAGTGCGGTAAAAGGTCAACGTTATAAATTGTGGATTGACGACTTCGAAACTAAAGATGGCAATGTCAATACGATGTTACGTGTATCAGGAGGCTTTCGCCCAGGAACGTTTGTTGATTCAGTAACGTATAATAATATGGGGCAATTCCCGTTAATTGGTACGAATATGCAACGTACAGGTATCTTTATGACAACGATTCCTTCAAAAAAATATTTAACTGCAAAACACGTCGTTACTGATACAAAAGGTGCGACTGCTAATCCAGCGGTGACAATGATTGAAGACGATTTTGTCAGTGGTAAAATTTGGGTTGAAACAGGTTATGGGGACTATGCCAACTCTGCAACAGGTCCAAACTATAATATGAAAGATGTTGCTGCAAATGGATACAAAGTGGTTATGACATCATTAACAGACCAAGGTGCTAAAGCGTATGATACGCAAGTGAATCATTTGCCAGAAAAAGATCGAGCAGAAGCAGCACGCAAATTATTAACGGCACATCCGGAATATATGTCAGTGACTGTGGAAGGGACAACCAATAAACGTGGTGAATACACATTACGTTTCCCTAAAGGTACATTGAATAAAGACCATCTTTACGGTTACGTGTTAAGTCCAGACGGTGAAATTGTAACAAGTTATTCAGGCTTTACTTCACCAGAGTTTCGTAGACCGAATTATGATTTAGCAACTGCACCACAAACGGCACCGTATTACAGACCGATTCGAAACGCTTGGAACAATGTCAACTTTGCGGTTGTTGAAACGACACAAACGCAAATCAATATTACAAATTTTGACGTGACATCTAACCCTGCACATCGTGGCCAAACAGCATACGTTAATATCACAGATATGCCTAACACTTCATTACTGACACGAGTACAATGGAAAGATTCATCAGGCAAAGTTGTTCAAGATAGTGGACCTGTGACTTCGGAAAAAGCAGCTGAAAGTAAAGCGAGATTTGTGATTCCGACTAACGCAAAATCAGGTGAAGTGTATACTGTACAAATGGTGGTAGGTGGCCATGTTATAGCTACGGATTCACTTATTGTACATGTCAATGAAGATGCAGCGAAATATCATCCAGTCTATCCATCGACAACAGTGGAACCGGGTCAAAAGGTAACCATTCCAACACCTAAAAATGCAAACGGTCGTCGATTACCGAACGGCACAACTTTTGAAAAAGGTCATCATGTCCCTAAATGGGTAACAGTGAATCATGACGGTTCGATGATAGTAAAACCTGGAGAAAAAGTAGAAGAAGGTGATTATGATATTCCAGTGATTGTGACTTATCCAGACGGTTCTAAAAATACAATTCTTGCACCTGTGACAGTTCAAGAAAAAGAACCAATGGCATCGGAATACGAACCAACAAGTGAAGGCGTAACGAAAAAATACGGCACACCAGTAACATCGGATGACGTGACAAATTCAATTCACGTTCCGAACTTCCCGGCAGAAGGGGAGCAACCAGTCGCAACGGTAGACGACGAAACACAATTACCGGACGGCACAACAGAAGGTCAAGTAGATGTCGGCGTAACGGTCACATACCCAGATGGAACAACAGACCATATTACAGTGCCGGTAGTAACACAGAAGCAACCAGATGGGGATAAATACGAACCAACAAGTGAAGGTGTAACGAAAAAATACGGCACGCCAGTAACATCAACTGATGTAACAGATTCAATTCACGTGCCGAACTTCCCGGCAGAAGGGGAGCAACCAGTCGCAACAGTGGACGATGAAACACAATTACCGGATGGCACAACAGAAGGTCAAGTGGATGTCGGTGTAACAGTCACATATCCAGATGGAACAACGGACCATATCACAGTGCCGGTAGTAACACAGAAGCAACCAGATGGGGATAAATACGAACCAACAAGTGAAGGTGTAACGAAAAAATACGGCACGCCAGTAACATCAACTGATGTAACAGATTCAATTCACGTGCCGAACTTCCCGGCAGAAGGGGAGCAACCAGTCGCAACAGTGGACGATGAAACACAATTACCGGATGGCACAACAGAAGGTCAAGTGGATGTCGGTGTAACAGTCACATATCCAGATGGAACAACGGACCATATCACAGTGCCGGTAGTAACGCAAAAACAACCGGATGGAGATAAATACGACCCGACAACAGGTGGAGTAACGAAACCATTCGGCACGCCAGTAACATCGGATGACGTGACAAATTCAATTCACATCCCGAACTTCCCGGTAGAAGGGGAGCAACCTGTGGCAACGGTAGACGACGAAACACAATTACCGGATGGCACAGTAGAAGGTCAAGTAGATGTCGGCGTAACGGTCACATACCCAGATGGAACAACAGACCATATTACAGTGCCGGTAGTAACGCAAAAACAACCGGATGGAGATAAATACGAGCCGACAACAGGTGGAGTAACGAAAAAATACGGAGAGCCAGTAACATCAACTGATGTAACAGATTCAATTCACGTGCCGAACTTCCCGGTAGAAGGTCAACAACCAGTCGCAACAGTGGACGATGAAACACAATTACCGGATGGCACAACAGAAGGTCAAGTGGATGTCGGTGTAACAGTCACATATCCAGATGGAACAACGGACCATATCACAGTGCCGGTAGTAACGCAAAAACAACCGGATGGAGATAAATACGAGCCGACAACAGGTGGAGTAACGAAACCATTCGGCACGCCAGTAACATCGGATGACGTGACAGACTCAGTGAAAATCCCGAACTTCCCGGTAGAAGGTCAACAACCAGTCGCAACAGTGGATGACGAAACACAATTACCAGACGGAACAGTAGAAGGTCAAGTAGATGTAGGTGTAACGGTCACATATCCAGATGGAACAACGGACCATATCACAGTGCCGGTAGTAACACAGAATCAACCTGATAATGAAAAATATGATCCAGTGGCAACGGGTATCTTGAAACAATTTGGTGATCCAACGACAGCGGAAGACGTTACGAAATTAGTGGAAGTTCCATACTATCCGGAAGATAAAGAACAGCCTAAGGTCACAGTAACTGACCCAACCACTTTGCCAGATGGACAAACACCAGGTAAAGCGGATGTTGATGTAACAGTGACATATCCAGATGGAACAACCGATCATATTCAAGTTCCTGTTTGGACGAATAAACAACTAGATAAACACAAATACGAGCCAACAACAGGTGGAGTAACGAAAAAATATGGTGTGCCAGTAACATCGGATGACGTGACAGACTCAGTGAAAATCCCGAACTTCCCGGTAGAAGGGGAGCAACCTGTGGCAACAGTGGATGACGAAACACAACTACCGGATGGCACAACAGAAGGTCAAGTAGATGTAGGTGTAACGGTCACATATCCAGATGGAACAACAGACCACATCACTGTGCCGGTAGTAACGCAAAAACAACCGGATGGAGATAAATACGAGCCGACAACAGGTGGAGTAACGAAAGCATTCGGCACACCAGCAACATCGGATGACGTGACAAATTCAATTCACGTTCCGAACTTCCCGGCAGAAGGGGAGCAACCTGTGGCAACGGTAGACGACGAAACACAATTACCGGATGGCACAACAGAAGGTCAAGTAGATGTCGGTGTAACGGTCACATATCCAGATGGAACAACGGACCACATCACTGTGCCGGTAGTAACGCAAAAACAACCGGATGGAGACAAATATGAGCCGACAACAGGTGGAGTAACGAAACCATTCGGCACGCCAGTAACATCGGATGACGTGACAAATTCAATTCACGTTCCGAACTTCCCGGTAGAAGGTCAACAACCGGTGGCAACAGTGGATGACGAAACACAATTACCGGATGGCACAACAGAAGGTCAAGTGGATGTCGGTGTAACGGTCACATATCCAGATGGAACAACGGACCATATCACAGTGCCGGTAGTAACACAAAAACAACCAGATAATGAAAAATATGAGCCAACTACAACAGGTATTACAAAAGCTTATGGCGTCCCAACGACAGCAGCTGAAGTAACAGGTTCAGTTCAAATCCCACATTTCCCAGTGGATGGAAAGCAACCTGTTGTGACAGTGAATGATCCAAGACAATTGCCAAATGGTAAAAAAGAAGGTCAAATCAATGTTCCTGTTACAGTGACATATCCAGATGGTACAAAAGATCTCATGACAGTACCGGTTATTACAGGTAAACAAGCAGAAAATGAAAAATACGAACCAATCACATTAGGCGTAACCAAAGATTATGGTGACCCTACAACTGCAGCTGATGTGACAGATTCAATCCAAATACCAACATATCCAGTAGGTGGACAACAACCAGTCGCAACAGTGGATGATGAAAATCAATTACCAGATGGAACAACAGAAGGTGAAGTGGATATTCCTGTCACAGTGACGTATCCGGATGGTACTCAGGATCATATCACTGTCCCAGTATTTACAAATCAACAACGAGATAATCAGAAGTATGAACCGACAAGTGAAGGTGTGACCAAAGATTATGGCGTTCCAACAGGTGTGGATGATGTGCTAGATACAGTCACAGTACCGAATTACCCAGCTGATCGCGAGGAACGTCCTGTGAAAACTGTAGATGCGCCAGACCGATTACCAGATGGTACGACAGAAGGCCAAGTCCTTGTCGGTGTGACAGTGACATATCCAGACGGTTCAAAAGATTATATTAAAGTGCCAGTCGTGACAAACCCACCGACAGATAACGTAAGATATGAACCTACAACTCAAGGTATTACAAAGCCATTTGGTGAACCAACAACAGCAGATGATGTGACAGGGGCGGTTAAAATACCAAACTTCCCAACAGATGGCGAGCAACCTGTTGTCACAGTCATTGATCCAAGACAATTGCCTAATGGTAAAAAAGAAGGCCAAACGAATGTCGGTGTAACCGTGAAATACCCAGACGGCACAACAGACTACTTTACAGTTCCAGTTGTGACAAATAAGCAATCAGATAGCGATAAATATACACCAACAACTGAAGGTATTACGAAATCATTCGGCATGCCGACAAATGCAGATGAAGTGGAAGATGCTATACAGATTCCAGGCTATCCAGAAGATGCGGAACCGCCTGTTGTGACAGTAAAAGACCCAATGCAATTACCAGATGGCAGTGTAGGTGCAACAGTAGATGTCGATGTGACAGTGACATATCCAGACGGTACAACAGATGAAATAAGTGTTCCAGTCACAACAGCAAGTTCAGATGATGGTGGTGGTAACGGTTCAAGCGGTTCATCAGCGGGAGGATCAGTGCCAGGCTCTAATGGTCCAACAGTTAGACCCTCTATCCAATTGACGGGGTTGAAAGGCTTTGTACCGCATTTCGCAGGACCAACAGACCATCATCAACAAGCAGATAGTGATAAGTACAGTCCAACAAGTGAAGGTGTAACGAAAGCACACGGCACACCAGTTACAGTGAGTGATGTGGAAGATTCTGTGTCCATTCCGAACTATCCAACTGACGATGCACAGCCTACTGTTACAGTAAAAGATGCATCACAATTACCAGGTGGCACAACAGATGGGACAGTAGATGTCGATGTTGAAGTGCACTATCCTGATGGCTCAACAACAGCGCTCACAGTACCCGTGACGATTGGAAGCGCACCGACGATTCAATTAGAAACAACTGATTCAAGTGGTGTTAAATCAACGCTAACAACGGTTGACGGAGTAGATACGCAAACAGAAAAAATATCAACAACGAAAGATGACACACCATCAGCAGACGACGTAACGACAGTCGCTCAAGGTCATGAAACAGATGCATCAGCAACGAAATATCAACGACCAGTGCGTGATAAAGTAGTCACAATCCCAACAGTTGCTCATGGCTCAAAACAAGCAAATCATGATGATGAAAATACATCACATGCATCAAACCAAACAAATGAGATGACTGAAAAAGTTACGCCTGTGACTACAACAGCAGCAAGTGTGGCAAATGGCGATGTTGTTCCAACGCATCTCGCTGCTGCACCACATACTCAAGTAACGCAAGCTGTAAGAACTTCAACTGAAACAACAGCTAAAGAAGAGGTGAAGCAATTACCAGAAACAGGTGAAAACAAGAAACAAGCAGGTGCATTATTAGGTGGATTCATTGCAGTGATTGGTGGTTTACTAATATTCGGTAGACGTCGTAACGAAAAGAAAGACTAA
- a CDS encoding DEAD/DEAH box helicase, with amino-acid sequence MVELVKNTLSAWSLLETLQPGTIEDIKTYLNKDIFVQNEQQKKVHDFTSYYTIWEDQRFQLKEDLKSKSKIQFQMYRFNFKFGEVEKLLRSMFNDEEVYNVDQTDCYGYTFMVDDKGNVLIETLHVPMLMSALAQIKQNKGADIEAIYFDHFEKFKHKCEEVLGNNPLDKEKILQLDELYRHYFEVLISERSGYFNHAIAVHHIENDKQNNELNSFYISDLEMAKNNPNETLKQYIHGLNDNDRNVIDENRALIEQYLEPQNYPDGRWPSLVEHRLSLMQQVAVNQITSDADQVSSVNGPPGTGKTTLLKDIFAHHIVERAKTFAELSRPTDAFVYKKIHETDQYATAFLNHQHTLFKMVVASSNNGAVENISKDLPKLSEMIRDGENTQFPHYEAAYQEVAHQLELFKDIAERLIGEPAWGLFSGVFGKKANIDKVMAQMISDSESQPLNKLLIKTLNPTEINKEWKEAKAAFEKTLAKVTSLKEEISQGVQLYKNMQQQARQCQNDIILRDEYQTKINQFESVENLENDRNDVVKQIEKIESDKADIEQLIQAMKANMSLMEKVKNKFSGNEQVEAYRTEIEALLMKKVALNKQKTAIDEAINESKQLFKSLQEEKNQVDARLKDYELSQEAYSTFVEKHPDIHTPSDDFWEDTNDAYQARQEKVLWTSDALQFHRGMLFLNAMVLHKLILVGNAKQIQSGLYDFQRRFEYMVSSPSKVENAWNVIHLVFPVISTTFASFRMMYQTMPKDFIDYLFIDEAGQAVPQAAVGAVQRSRHIVAVGDPIQIEPVVTLDKNLVDLVRKAYDVPERLVSVEASVQTLADYANRYGYWKETQSHKQWIGIPLWVHRRCLNPMFTICNKIAYEEKMVLPQYIKNNEQKGVIGKVSWLDVKGKANPKQYVKTQGEAVVSALYRDWEEALKKNQYPPSVFVISPFTQVKNEVIKLARIKLAEQMPKEIGLSEWLTSSIGTVHTFQGKEAAKVYFVTGTDETQNGAIKWSCQKPNLINVAVTRAKKEFIIVGDKARISEFDYYKTIDEEKNA; translated from the coding sequence ATGGTCGAATTAGTGAAGAATACACTGTCAGCTTGGTCATTATTAGAGACGTTACAACCTGGCACCATTGAAGATATCAAAACGTATTTAAATAAAGATATTTTTGTGCAAAATGAACAACAAAAGAAAGTTCACGATTTCACTTCATATTATACAATTTGGGAAGATCAAAGGTTTCAATTAAAGGAAGATTTGAAAAGTAAAAGTAAAATACAGTTTCAAATGTACCGCTTTAACTTTAAATTTGGGGAAGTTGAAAAGCTATTGCGAAGTATGTTCAATGATGAAGAAGTATATAATGTCGATCAAACAGACTGTTATGGTTATACGTTTATGGTAGATGATAAAGGAAACGTGCTCATTGAAACATTACATGTGCCGATGCTGATGAGCGCACTTGCACAAATTAAACAAAACAAAGGTGCAGATATTGAAGCGATATACTTTGATCATTTTGAGAAATTTAAACATAAATGTGAAGAAGTGCTTGGCAACAATCCATTAGATAAGGAAAAGATATTACAGTTAGATGAATTATATCGTCATTATTTTGAAGTTTTGATATCCGAACGTTCAGGATATTTCAATCATGCGATTGCAGTACACCACATTGAAAATGACAAACAGAATAATGAATTGAACAGTTTTTATATTTCGGATTTAGAAATGGCAAAAAATAATCCAAATGAGACACTCAAACAGTATATCCACGGTTTAAATGATAATGATAGAAATGTCATTGATGAAAATAGAGCGTTGATAGAACAGTATTTAGAACCTCAGAATTATCCTGATGGACGATGGCCGTCATTAGTTGAACACAGACTGTCACTGATGCAACAAGTAGCCGTCAATCAAATTACAAGTGATGCTGATCAGGTGAGCTCTGTGAATGGTCCTCCTGGTACGGGGAAGACGACATTGCTTAAAGATATTTTTGCGCATCATATTGTTGAAAGAGCGAAAACTTTTGCTGAATTGTCACGTCCTACTGATGCTTTTGTATACAAAAAAATTCATGAAACAGACCAATATGCGACTGCTTTTCTGAATCATCAACATACACTGTTCAAAATGGTTGTAGCATCAAGCAATAATGGAGCGGTCGAAAATATTTCTAAAGACTTGCCAAAGTTGTCCGAAATGATTAGGGATGGAGAAAATACACAATTTCCGCATTATGAAGCGGCATATCAAGAAGTTGCACATCAATTAGAATTGTTTAAAGACATAGCTGAAAGACTGATAGGAGAACCAGCTTGGGGATTGTTCTCAGGTGTATTCGGTAAAAAGGCAAATATTGATAAAGTAATGGCACAGATGATATCAGATAGCGAAAGTCAACCATTGAACAAGTTGTTAATTAAAACTTTGAATCCGACTGAAATAAATAAAGAATGGAAAGAAGCTAAAGCAGCATTCGAAAAAACATTAGCAAAAGTCACATCGTTGAAGGAAGAAATTTCGCAAGGTGTCCAACTTTATAAAAATATGCAGCAGCAAGCGAGGCAGTGTCAAAATGATATTATTTTACGTGATGAATATCAAACAAAAATCAATCAATTTGAAAGTGTTGAAAATCTTGAAAATGACAGGAATGATGTCGTCAAACAGATTGAGAAGATTGAAAGCGATAAAGCGGATATTGAACAGTTGATTCAAGCGATGAAGGCAAACATGTCTTTAATGGAAAAGGTTAAAAATAAATTTTCTGGTAATGAACAAGTTGAAGCTTATCGAACTGAAATTGAAGCGTTATTAATGAAAAAAGTAGCATTGAACAAACAGAAAACAGCTATAGATGAAGCTATCAATGAGTCTAAACAGCTGTTTAAAAGTTTACAAGAAGAGAAAAATCAAGTTGACGCACGACTGAAAGATTATGAATTGTCTCAAGAGGCTTATTCGACATTTGTAGAAAAACATCCTGATATTCATACGCCAAGTGATGACTTTTGGGAAGATACCAACGATGCATACCAAGCAAGACAAGAAAAAGTTTTATGGACTTCTGATGCATTACAATTTCATCGAGGCATGTTGTTTTTAAACGCGATGGTATTACATAAGTTGATTTTAGTAGGCAATGCAAAACAAATTCAATCCGGTCTTTATGATTTTCAAAGACGTTTTGAATATATGGTGTCATCGCCTAGTAAAGTAGAAAATGCATGGAATGTGATTCATCTTGTTTTTCCTGTGATTAGTACGACTTTTGCGAGCTTTAGAATGATGTATCAAACGATGCCTAAAGATTTTATTGACTATCTTTTTATCGATGAAGCGGGTCAAGCCGTTCCTCAGGCTGCAGTGGGCGCAGTTCAACGTTCAAGGCATATTGTAGCAGTAGGTGATCCTATACAAATTGAACCGGTAGTCACGCTCGACAAAAATTTAGTTGATTTAGTGAGAAAAGCTTATGATGTGCCAGAAAGACTTGTAAGTGTAGAGGCTTCTGTACAGACACTTGCTGATTATGCCAATCGTTATGGCTATTGGAAAGAAACGCAAAGCCATAAACAATGGATAGGGATACCCTTATGGGTGCATAGAAGATGTTTAAATCCTATGTTCACAATTTGTAACAAAATTGCATATGAAGAAAAAATGGTGCTCCCTCAGTATATTAAAAATAATGAGCAAAAAGGCGTGATAGGCAAAGTATCGTGGTTAGATGTAAAAGGTAAAGCGAATCCAAAGCAATATGTCAAAACGCAAGGGGAAGCAGTCGTTTCTGCGCTGTATCGAGATTGGGAAGAAGCATTAAAGAAAAATCAATATCCACCGAGTGTTTTTGTCATATCGCCATTTACTCAAGTGAAAAATGAAGTGATTAAATTAGCTCGAATCAAATTAGCAGAACAAATGCCTAAAGAGATAGGTCTTTCGGAATGGTTGACGTCATCCATTGGGACAGTGCATACTTTTCAAGGTAAAGAAGCGGCTAAAGTGTATTTTGTGACGGGGACAGATGAAACACAAAATGGTGCGATTAAATGGTCATGTCAAAAACCAAATTTAATTAATGTGGCGGTAACACGTGCAAAAAAGGAATTTATTATTGTAGGGGATAAAGCTCGTATCAGTGAATTTGATTATTATAAGACAATCGATGAAGAGAAAAACGCATAA
- a CDS encoding MFS transporter yields the protein MTISLTVFSPTPIVLYIALILYGLLGKLAIDPVLITYVSDSVKEDVVAKALGMFNFFGMSSSVVAPWLTGLIGDMTGSKVIAFYISAILLVVAALLFIFVVLLRKDEQQTHA from the coding sequence ATTACAATTAGCTTAACAGTCTTTTCACCTACACCAATCGTTCTCTATATCGCACTTATTCTTTATGGATTACTTGGCAAATTGGCGATTGATCCTGTGCTAATAACGTACGTATCTGATTCTGTCAAAGAAGACGTTGTTGCAAAAGCACTTGGAATGTTTAACTTTTTTGGCATGTCTTCGTCTGTTGTTGCGCCTTGGTTAACAGGTCTCATTGGAGATATGACAGGTTCAAAGGTTATCGCATTTTACATTTCAGCTATTTTATTAGTTGTTGCTGCACTTCTCTTTATTTTTGTAGTTCTTTTGCGTAAGGATGAACAACAGACACATGCGTAA